In Nostoc sp. UHCC 0926, a single genomic region encodes these proteins:
- a CDS encoding phytoene/squalene synthase family protein has protein sequence MNLRRDALQILKETSRTFYIPISLLPPGLQEAVASAYLCMRAIDEIEDHPELDNATKAKLLRTISLTLQAGVDGFAVDAFFGGFSGYENTLEEVTVRIREWSLLAPETIAPRIWDATAAMADRMAYWAERNWKIYTESDLDRYTFGVAGAVGLLLSDLWTWYDGTQTNRTQAIGFGRGLQAVNILRNHTQDLGRGVDFFPEGWSAANMQEYARRNLALAEAYTKNLPTGPALDFCQIPLTLANGTLDALANGKEKLSRSDVFALIEQLISVDMKAS, from the coding sequence ATGAATTTACGTAGAGATGCATTGCAAATCCTCAAAGAAACTAGCCGAACTTTTTATATTCCAATTAGTCTTTTACCGCCAGGATTGCAAGAAGCAGTAGCATCAGCATATTTGTGTATGCGTGCCATTGATGAAATTGAAGATCATCCCGAACTAGATAACGCTACGAAAGCAAAGCTGTTAAGAACGATTAGTCTGACATTACAGGCAGGGGTTGATGGCTTCGCGGTAGATGCTTTCTTTGGAGGATTTAGTGGGTATGAGAATACCTTAGAAGAAGTCACTGTGAGGATTAGAGAATGGTCACTGCTAGCACCAGAGACCATTGCACCTCGAATTTGGGATGCCACTGCTGCAATGGCAGACCGGATGGCTTACTGGGCAGAAAGAAACTGGAAAATTTACACAGAATCTGATTTGGATCGTTATACTTTTGGGGTTGCAGGTGCAGTGGGATTATTACTTTCAGACTTATGGACTTGGTACGATGGAACGCAAACTAACCGTACCCAGGCGATTGGGTTTGGTCGGGGTTTACAAGCAGTTAATATCCTGCGTAACCATACTCAAGATTTAGGGCGTGGGGTAGACTTTTTTCCAGAGGGTTGGAGTGCAGCAAATATGCAAGAGTATGCTCGGCGCAATTTAGCCCTAGCAGAAGCTTACACCAAAAATCTTCCTACAGGCCCAGCCTTAGATTTTTGCCAAATTCCCTTAACATTGGCTAATGGCACCCTTGACGCCCTTGCTAATGGTAAAGAGAAACTCAGCCGCAGTGATGTTTTTGCACTTATCGAACAGCTGATTAGTGTGGACATGAAAGCCAGCTAA